A genome region from candidate division WOR-3 bacterium includes the following:
- a CDS encoding LptF/LptG family permease encodes MKIIDRFLIKEFIKYTFLATLSVVAIYQIIDLFEELQYFINRRVSIFTVLEYYFYSTPSAVSLLLPVGTILACFFVYGVLTRERSIYVFKSAGINIYRLFLPMLVLGLILVIFQFLSFELITIPMNRKLERLKRIKIERRSETIVHKWHNLFVMGNERTVYFIQEYESNGTMSNFIIVQFDENGKVKTRYDGKRAVWQNKLWLANNIGERIFIADTFEQYTYYDTLILPIQEKPVNFIEETRTIEELNIWELFQFIQQLKKAGVETAKQEVEFHYRFAQSFISFILIILSLPLAVTLRKGGVMFGLGLGLLFSFIYWGLVQTTKAYGQAMVISPFLSAWLPNFLFLIIDSYLFIKVKK; translated from the coding sequence ATGAAAATAATTGACCGATTCCTCATAAAAGAGTTCATCAAGTATACTTTTTTAGCAACGCTTTCCGTTGTTGCCATTTATCAAATCATTGACCTATTTGAAGAACTACAATATTTTATCAATCGTCGAGTTTCCATATTTACTGTTTTAGAATACTATTTTTATAGCACACCATCGGCCGTAAGTCTATTACTGCCAGTGGGAACAATCCTTGCCTGTTTTTTTGTTTATGGTGTATTAACTCGAGAACGCTCAATCTATGTCTTCAAGAGTGCGGGAATTAATATCTATCGGCTATTTTTACCAATGTTAGTTTTGGGCTTAATACTTGTAATCTTTCAATTCCTGAGTTTTGAATTGATTACAATTCCGATGAATCGGAAATTAGAAAGACTTAAAAGAATTAAAATTGAACGACGCAGTGAGACAATTGTCCACAAGTGGCATAATCTATTTGTTATGGGTAATGAACGAACTGTGTATTTTATCCAAGAATATGAAAGTAATGGCACAATGTCAAACTTTATCATTGTTCAATTTGACGAGAATGGCAAAGTGAAAACGCGCTATGATGGTAAAAGAGCAGTCTGGCAGAATAAATTATGGCTGGCAAATAATATCGGTGAAAGAATCTTTATCGCCGATACATTTGAGCAATATACCTATTATGATACTTTAATTCTACCGATCCAAGAAAAACCCGTTAATTTTATCGAAGAGACCCGCACTATCGAAGAACTTAATATTTGGGAACTCTTTCAATTCATTCAGCAATTAAAAAAAGCCGGTGTTGAAACCGCAAAACAAGAAGTTGAGTTCCATTATCGGTTTGCGCAGAGTTTTATCAGTTTTATATTAATAATTTTAAGTTTGCCTTTAGCCGTCACATTAAGAAAAGGTGGCGTAATGTTTGGGCTTGGTCTGGGACTACTCTTCTCATTTATCTATTGGGGTTTAGTGCAAACCACCAAAGCATATGGACAAGCAATGGTAATAAGTCCATTCTTATCTGCCTGGCTTCCTAACTTTTTATTTCTGATTATCGATAGT